ATAAATAAATATACGCAATGGCTTCTTTACCTCAAACTCCCGCTCCACTTTTTCCAACTGCTTTAAAGAATTCTCGAAAGAATACGGAAACTTACCTCTAAGTTCAATCAGTTTATCAACCTCTCCCAAAGCAATAGCTTCCCTAATGGCAGGAATCCACTTTTCTTGAACAGTGCCCCAACTTTCTGCCTGAAGAAGCTTGTCGATCAGCATAGGCAACTTAGAATTAAAAGTATCATAACTCTCTCTCCTATCCAACTTTATTGTTCAAAGATCAACTTCTTCTTAATATGTATAGTATTTACTTATGCTCCAATACTTCTACGAGCAGCGCCGCTCCCGTTCTGAATCCAAGAGTATAGGCAGAAGCGGATGAGATAGAGATCAGTAGACTGTTCAGATCCATTATTTCTTCCAGCATAGTGAAGTCTTCTGGAGACAACTTTGCTTGCAGGATGTTTATGCGTTCCGAGATCAGCTTAGAGTTCTGTGCATACTCGGGATCATTTAAACAGATTTGTTCATTTGGGCAGATTTTTCCGTAATATAGATCTTCTAAAAGACTCACTTATAACCCCTCCCAAATCATCTTCTTGATTATCTTAGTGAATTTTTCGCTAAAAATAAACAGCGAATAATTCGCTAAGATATGCTTGCGTTGGAGGTGTTCAAATATGTATCAACGTATCCGGGATTTACGCGAAGATAAGGATTTGACGCAAACTCAAATGGCGGAGTATTTGCAATGCAGCCAGCGGATTTATAGTAATTATGAACGCGGAGATGTCGATATTCCCACGGCGATTCTGATCAAGCTGGCAGATTTTCATATGACGAGTACTGACTATCTACTTAACCGAACGAACCAAAAGAAACCTTATCCCAAAAGTTAAACTAATCTTCGTAAGCGCCATAAACTAAGTTTATAGCGCTTACGAAAAACTCCGGAGGACTTAATGAAATGAAGAAACTTCTGTTTATTATATCTGTTTTCTTTCTTTTATTAGGATGCTCAAATGACAAGGTTACAAGCAACAATAATATGTCCAATAGCGATCCCGTCACTTGGCTCACAATTGGTGGAAACAAATACTACTACACCACTACTTATGACAGTATGGATGAGACCACACTAGTTGATACGGGAAACGTAACTGATGAGGAAGATGGAATTCAACTAGGCCTTAAAATCTACAAAAGCAATGTCTTTGAGGACCGTTACTTCATAAAAAGCCAAGATTATGAAAACGCATGGCGAGAGTATAAATTACGCGATTAACATTGTTCATATCAACACATGTTTTACACTTCTAACCCTAACCGCAAAGCCAAGCCCGCGCAGAATTCTTTTTGCGAATCCAGCTTCAGTTCGTTATGCACTTTAGTCATGCAAGCCTGTGCTTGTTCCATATCACCTGTTAAGCGATAGAGTGCTGTTAAGTGATGCGGGTTCTCGTATATTCCAGCTTTCTCCCTCAGCTTCATTACCCGAATGACATCTTCAACCTCTTCAAACTGCCGCAGGTGAGGAAGTATATACTCTGAAATGTCTTCCATTATTCTTCGTTTAAATTCCTCAACGTTTGAATCAGAGGTCAATTTGTACCAATTACCGTTCTTCGTCAGTTCAGTACCGCGTATCTGTAGAACTGAACTCACGACTGTTGGAAAAGCTGGTTTCGGGTATAAAAAAACTTTTCCGAATAATTCCTCCATATAGATTCCAGTATTGAAACAGAATTCAATCTCATCTTGTGTGTTCCACTTGGATGCCTGAATGTTCGCTGTCACCGAGAAGTTAGGTGTAATGCGTGCAAAATTATTGCCCCGCCTCATAAACCCTTCTCCTTTAAACAAAGGAGCAATGGCCTCTTTTATAACATCCTTAAGTACTTCCTGCATTCCCACTCCCCCATCCCCCAAAACAATTCAAATCCCCAAATTCTCATTCACATACAGCTCGCTAGGTTG
This genomic interval from Paenibacillus sp. FSL H8-0332 contains the following:
- a CDS encoding DUF6809 family protein gives rise to the protein MSLLEDLYYGKICPNEQICLNDPEYAQNSKLISERINILQAKLSPEDFTMLEEIMDLNSLLISISSASAYTLGFRTGAALLVEVLEHK
- a CDS encoding helix-turn-helix transcriptional regulator, which encodes MYQRIRDLREDKDLTQTQMAEYLQCSQRIYSNYERGDVDIPTAILIKLADFHMTSTDYLLNRTNQKKPYPKS
- a CDS encoding DUF4304 domain-containing protein — encoded protein: MQEVLKDVIKEAIAPLFKGEGFMRRGNNFARITPNFSVTANIQASKWNTQDEIEFCFNTGIYMEELFGKVFLYPKPAFPTVVSSVLQIRGTELTKNGNWYKLTSDSNVEEFKRRIMEDISEYILPHLRQFEEVEDVIRVMKLREKAGIYENPHHLTALYRLTGDMEQAQACMTKVHNELKLDSQKEFCAGLALRLGLEV